The genomic window GGGCTCTTGGAAATACGAGCCATAAGCACATGGAAACCGCAAGATGCGGGATATTGTATTGTACCATAGTAATGTATTATCTTGAGGCTTGAACCGAGATCATATGACCATGATGTCTCATCCTATCACCGCCTTGCCTGGATTGAGCTGGCATTCCCCTCCTTATTCATAGCCCAAACACAAACTCTGGATCATCCAACCCGAGCCGTCCCGAGGCATTCTTCGTCCTCGAGTGTGCCTGGCAGGAATGATCGACACGGGGATACGAGCGGGGGCGCTCGCGGCATGACGACGCGTCACGGCTGGTGATTTGAGACTTGCATTCGTTTGGTGCTGACAGGGGGGAACAAGGTTCAGCTGTCTGTGGCCGTGATGGTGGTTGTTTCGACGTCGGTGGTTGCGAGATGTCGACAGATCACATATCACTGGTGGAACGAGGACAAGAATAAGAGATTGTTGCAACGGCTCAGATAAATGTATAACTATGGTTCTAAAGGGTGCCATGGAGAGGCTGAGAAGTAAAGTAAGATAATCGGATGCTTGCAAAAGAGTCCAATATGGGTATCAGACTCATCGGCAGCAAGAAGTGAAAAGTTCGAAACGCAAACGCAAGCACACACAGATCTCTCGGCGAGCATTACCACCTCTGCACCCCTTTTCCCTTCCCAACACCCTCCGTCTCCAGAGGCGGGAACTCCTCAAACTGAACGCCAAGACCAACATCGGATGAAGCATGGCCTGAATCCTCCATGCTGAGCTTGAGAGCAAGTTCAAGGTCATAGTCGCGCGGCTCGGCGCGGCTGGATGAGCCGCCGGTCTTGGATGCCCCTGGAGAGCTGAGTCCTGAATGTTTGCCCTTCTTGCTGGGTTTGGCCTTGTACGTGAGGGAGAACTCGTAGTCGCCTGAGCTCATTGCCGGTGGTGAGTGGCCATTCTCGTTGACGCCCTCCATGAGCGAGAGACGAATGGCCTGCTGGATCTGCTGCTCATAGCCGTCCTCGTTTTGCATTCTACAAGAATCCTCCCCGGGAGGGGCCGTGGGAGGAGTCATCTCAGTGATGCTCGGCTCAGGGGTGATGGTGTCGACAGTGGTTTCGCTAAAGGTCGATGCAGTGTCAAGACTGGCATCGGCAGCCGAGTCGCTGGTTCGTCGCTGTTCCTCGAGGAATGCCTCTTCAGAGACCATCTGTGCATACCGCagagcctcttcctctgtcaGGTCGCCGAGAGCACCAACACCGAAACGATTCTGCAGGCGTGCccgctccttggccttttgctcGTTCTCAAGTCGTAGTtcagcctcctcagcggCGATGAAGTCGGTAACGACTCCGCCCTGGCGGCGGCTGGCCAGACGACCATGAACGTCAGAATGCCTCAGACGGCGCTTGCGTCCCATAGTATGGGCCGCAGAGCTATATGCCCAGTATCTCAAGAAAGCTCCAAAGGAAACGACACCTCGAAGGATTGTTGGATCAGGGTCAAGATAGATGGCGCCAACCGCAGAGTAGCTGGACTCGCGAAGTGAGGGATTCATTGTCATCATATGTCGAGGAACTCGACCATTTGACCTCGCGTTGAGCGTCCGAACAGGCTCGAGGGTAGAAGCCAGGGGATCCCAAGCCTGGACAAGCCCGTCACTTCCGCCGTGGACAACATACAACGCGGTAAGAGCCACGCAGGAGACTTCGGGGGACTCAGTCTGAATCTGACGAACTGGGTCGATGCCTGTACCCCTGGTGTTGTCTCTAGCGTTCCACACAAGAACGGCACCTGTGTCGGTTCCGATGGCAAACAGACGAGACCTGCGTCCTGGGATTTCCTCCTCGGCTGTGTAGAGGGGGTCTTCGGCGAGTGTGAGAACCGAAGTATTCGAACGATCCAGGCCAACACTTGTGATTGTAGCATGAAAGTGGCCTTTCAGGTTCATTGGGCAGCTATCCCACTCATGGAGATGTGATAGTGAGTCTGGCGACGACGCAGAGGCAGGCGAAGCAAGCCCTGGTGATTCCTGCTCAGGAGTCCCAGTGGTCTCTCCCGGCGCTGTTCCGAAGAGCGATGATTGACTGGCAGCAGGAGGCGCAGGAGGTGCCGGTGCCAGGATGACGGAGGACGACTGAGCCTCCTGAGAAACCAGAGATCGAGTATAGCGTTGAACATTTGCGGGACGACCTTCAGCTAGGCCACAGTCGATCACAAAGATGCTCTCGCCTGCACCCTGGCCGTCGTCACTAGCAAAATCAACTTCCAACTTGCGCTGCATGTCCCATCCCTCACAGACCTTCCTAAAGTGAGCTGGCTTGTGGCGCAGGAACTTCTCAATCTCCCGAGCTTCAGCAGTCAACTGACTCTTACTCAGGTTCATCGAGTTGGAAGGAGATCTGGGCGAGTATGCTCCTCTAATTGCATTCTTGTCCAGATCATCCGGGCGAGCAACGCGTCGCGTAGAGTCGAGAAGGTGCCAGTATACTGAACGTCCAGCATACCAAGCGTTCTTGGTAATGTCCTCGCTCTTTGCCTGGTTCTGTGCGCTGGGCGTCTCAGTCAGGTAATACACTTCGCCGAGAGCATTCAAAGCAACTGCAAAGATTCTTGCAGCCGTCTTTCGCTTCTGGCTGTAATTGTCATCAACCTTGAGGGAAATGATGGGCACTCCAGGGCTAAGAACCCATCGAGCGGTGATTTCTCCAGCCTGATATCGCTGCGGGCCAGAATCACCACCAATAGCGAAGGATGATACGACACCAAGGGTTGACCCAGTAAGCATCCCAATCATCGAATTGGTGTTTGCTGGCACAGCTTGTGACTTTGCCAGCCAGACGCTACAGATGGCTTCAGACATTTCTGGGATCTTGGGGATATCAGGATAGGTATCCACGACACCAGAATCACCGCCAAGATACCGTCCACGGTTCTCGTTGGTGCTGCGGAAGTAGGCACGGCCTCCTGGGAAGCCCTCGCCAGCGAGCAGGCCGTAAGGCTGGCTCACATCAAGAACGTTGGGGGTGGCAGCAGGGCCTTCTCCCAGGCCAAACGGCACCAAGTTCGGGACAACCTCGTCAAGCTGCATCGAGCTGAAAGGGTCCACGAATCCCCATTTCTCGATTCTTCCGTTGGTGGGATCGCTAATTGATGCGACTCCTAGATCTGCGGCTCCATGGATGGCTCGCGGGGGCTTCTTCCCGTTGGTAAAGACAGCGTGGAGGCTAGATACGAGCCAGGGCAGTTTCGAATTGAAGGTCAAAACTGCGCTGGTTTTCTTTCCAGAGCGGACAGATGCGCCAATGCCACCAGAGGCAGCCGAGGCACCAGGCTTGCCGCGCGCAAGACTTCTCATCAGGCGCGTACGGAGCAGGTACTCCTTTCTCCAAGATGCCATGGGCGTGAGACGAGCAAAGTATCGAGACTCGAATTGGATCAAGTCATGCGAACTATGAGCCCAGATATCCACGTTTGTCTTGACTTCGAGCGCCTCGTGTCCTGGGAAATACCGCAGAAAGGCCATTCTCCAGGCATGTGAGCTGGTAATGAGCGCATAGAAGCGCTTCGATACCAGGGCGATCGCGGCATGGGAATCGGAGTGCAAGTGCGAAAAGATGTGCGTCAAAAGCTCTATAGAAGTCTCAAGTTAGACTCTTCACATTCCATCTTGTTAGAGACGTGATAACGCACCATTGGGGAAGTCTGCGAGCTGAACACCATCAGAAGGCGTCTCTGTGCGCTTGGTGACCTTGAAGCCCAGGGCTTTCTTAGGGGTCGGCGGAGTCATTGCACTCTCATACTCGGAGATGCGGTGGCCGGGAGCTGCAGGTCGACTGGCCGATCCATGGCTGAGACTCAGTCGACGTAGCTCTTCATCGAGCAAGTCGGCGTCGACGTCATGGCCGGAGTCCCGGCGGAGGGCCGAGGCAGAGCGCGGCTCAGGACCACTCGAGTCTCGGGAGAGAGCTCGGCGGAGGCCGCGCGGGTCACGGTGAAGGAGGCCATgctgggaggaagaggtgtAAAAGGGATTGTCCTGGTGAGTCAGAGGTTCTGGATTCTCGGGAGGCTCTTGTTGCATATAGCTGAAGGCGTGGAACTCGGGGAACAGGGGTGACGACTGTGCAGGGAGTGTTTGCACAGTCTGGGGCGCCGGGGCGATAGAGTTGAAGTGGGTGGAGAGATTGATTGGGCGCTACAAGAGTGTGTCGCTGCGAGGAGCTTGGagttgacgacgacaagggggagaagttggtggtgatggttccAAGTTGGTCTTTTCTGCCGCGCGACGCCGCGTCGAGCTTCTTTGGCTGGGAAATTGCGTTGCCGATGATGAGCCGGCCAGAGAGTCCGTAGAGGTCGTAAGGAGGGGGAGCCAATAGTTGACCACAACAAGACATCGTGTTTCTCTATTTCGAAAAGCGATCAAGTGACGATTTCTCGCGATCGATGCTATGCTCTGATCTGAAAACGTGCTATTCAAGAGTTCCGATTCTTATTCTCGTTCTACTGTGGGCGTTGTTGACTGGCTTGAGTTCGCCGCGTGAGTCATCTAATGGCTATTATTGAGCCATTACTCTACCTACTTAGATCCATCAACAGTGATGCctagaggaagaagatgaacgTCTTTGAACAGGTGCATCTCGAATACCAATTCTTGAATCATTTCACAAACCTTACTGTCAAGTTTGACTTTCATTGCCCTGGAGTACATCTGCCTATCCAGCCGAATGAGACTGAGATCGGATGAAAACCCTCTATTGTTGTCAGCTTTCTATCGAGATGAGGTTTGCCCCAGAGACTTACATTGTGTGCCTGGACGAAGCTGATGAGTTCTTCTTGAGCCCTGATTCACTGAATGCACCCTGATCTTCACCCTAGCTGAGCGACCTCAATCACATCCACCACAACGATCTCTACGCCGTGCCACAGCAACGTCTTCCGAAACTCAGGCTGAGACCAAGATCCCTTCAACCGCCTCACTACCTTGACTTAATATACATGTCTCTGATCATCTGAGACTCTGCCAGCCAACCTTGTGAGACTCCTGTTGAATGCCTCAGTCTGTGGAACCATGTGCGTGGGCGTCAACATACCCGATACCCAGCCGGGTCTCCCTATCGAAACACCCTCCGATCTCAACAACCCGTGGCTTCATTCCCGATCTTGAATTCCTGCCTTGGACTTGATTCTTGCAAAGACATGACTCTCCAAGACCTCCACTGTTGGGCCGCCAACCCTGGGCCCCGTCTGGGTTAAacagccatcatcatctttcgTATCGGCATGTCAATGACATGACAACCCCAACCTGTGAGCAATATACTGCGCAAGAATCTGGAGATTTCCACGTTGTGGGACGATGCTGTAAGAGTCCCGGGCCTTGGAGATGGGTCTCTGTTTTTTCCCACATGGCTAGAACCTGCGGGCAGCTCTCAACTCGCAGGATGCGGCAACGTCATGTAGGCTTGAAACGAGTGCATCGTGACCAGTCATCGAGGCATTTATTTGCTCTGTGATACAGCTTATTCATGTAATATGCCGACTGCCGGCAGATGAGCTGAACTGGGACCAAGAATAACGGCGCTCTCTGGTAGGTAGGCGACTGTGCCAGCACTTGTGAAATATGGGGAGACTGGGATATTGAAAGTGTCTATTGCGGGGATAGCTGCAAGGACAGGTGCTCCGTAACAGATGAGAGTCTCATTCTAGCACATCCATCGACCCGAAATCACAATTGAGTTCTCGTGAGCCTGTCCTAGCTTCATTCTCCTGTCAACGTCAACATTTGGCCGCGTTGCCGTCTGGACATGGATGAACGGGAGCCGAAGTTTCAGTGGCGCCGGCGGATCGGCGGGCCCTCCCGTCCCGCGGCGCCACTCTACGTTATCCGTACAATGGATGGAGAGGAGATCCAACTTTATCAGGAAGTGCTGTTGGTTGAGCTGAAGTTTCTTGACGTCTGCTGCAGGCCAGGTCAGGCCGCCTCGCCTCGCTTCGGTCGTCGGAAGGATGCCATCTGCCGAGATTTGTCACCATGACGATGCCGTCCAGGAAAAGCCTCTCTCTCCTGCAAGTGCCTGGCTCCGGGTCATTGGGTCATCAGCCCATCCAGCACTAGAGGGCCGCGGAAGCAAGGTGTTGCAGGCTGCGTGACAAGTCACGCTGCACCGAGCCCAAGATGGCTCTGAATCGGCTTCAACTGACTGCGGCTCCTGCAGCCATTCACTCTCGGTTGGAGCGGGAGATGCGTACATAGTAACCAGGCACACTGTACTGCACAGTACCTACAGTACAGACACCCAGCCCGGCCCAGCACCCCGGCTCGTCATCCCCACGCGCAAGGGAGTCCAACGAGCGTCCTGCCTTTCCAGGGATCGACCTCCGAGCAGGAGATCTGACACCCCCCCTCCCCGGATTGCTAGCGGTTCGCATTTCGACAAAGTTCACAAGGAACCGGTGAGCCAATGCTGTTATGGCCGCTATCAAGGGTCCCGGCCATCATTCTCTGAAGCCGTCGAACCCGCGTCCTCTGGTTTGTCAATTTCGAAAGTACCTGACAGCTTGGACATGATCCCTGGGACCTCTCTGCTCGATAACGGGTGGCCGTGCGTGGAACTATCCATCAGTCCCTGCAAGCTAGCGTTGATACTTTGGCTGGCGCTGATTGCCTGCCTGCAAGCTGGGAAGCCTcctttccttttccttgttgCTCTTGAAAAAAATCTCTTCAAGGAATTGAGTCGGGGGATATCGATTTCCAAGGCGGCGACCCGTCGTGCAGGGCAGAGGGCCCATGCGTGCACCTCCAATTTTGCCTGACGAGACCGTCTTCAACGCCGTTGCCAGCCACGACGGGGCGgggactgggactgggactgCAGGCCAGGTCACGGCTTGTGGGCACAAGCCCTGCCTGGCGCTGGATTCTTGCAGTGCGTTGTTGGCGAAGAGGGTTGGCCTCTGGCAAGGCATCCTCAATCATGATCTGACGGAACCCTGTTGCTTGCGTAGTTCTACGTATCCCTCGGAGGCTTGGCCTCTTTTCTTGACGAGTCCAAGGCCCTGAGCGTCGGGGCGAAAAGAGATCAAGCCGGACACGACGGAGGTGGAAGCAGTTGTGAAAGGAATACTCTTATCAGCCGAGAATCTTGAGGACTTGTAGGGCCAAGACCAGGCCAAGCAGGAAATACGAGCACCAATCTTGAGCAGTTTGCTGTTCCTCGCGAACTGTATTCTCACGTGCGATGTTGTAAAGACTGTAAAATGTTAAACACGTTGAAAGACTCTACTGCCAACAACTATAAACCTGATCTGTTTTGCTTCATAAAAATATGTCGACGAGGCACACTCTACCGTTACTAGAAAGAAGCTGTTTTAAACAATGTACCCAGAAGACACGAAGTAGCTTGTTCCTTCAAAGAAGGTTGCAGAGTGTCTTGATCAAGGGCAAAGAGGTTGGGTGGGTGGCCAGTTTCCATGAGCATCTCCAAGAGTTCCCACAGGGTATAACAAAAACACATACATATAGCCGACTGGAAACACGAGACTCAAAGCGTGCAATCATCGCGGAGCATGCAAACGCCACATGGCATTCTAAACAGACGTCATTCGGCGCATTGAAGATGGCGTCTGGGTTTACAAGAGTCTTGGCTGGCTTCTAAGAAAGACTGGTCGAAAACGTTCAGGCCAGAGGGTACATAAGCCAGTAATTCTGATCCAGGTGTCAACAACTCAAGGTTACCAGTGCGTACACGAGCTCTGACCGAGCACACATGCCGGTGGGCTCTACCATCTAGGAATCTCTCAACGCATCCGGTGTTGACGAAGCCCTTCACACCCACAGATCCTCAACGATTCAATAACGCAAAAGTGTGTTCTTGAACATGGTATAACCCAAACGCCCTTCCCGTCACTCACACGGATACCGGATCAATTCAATCTCGCTTTGTTAACGAGAGGTCATGGCGGAAACCTGCCTCTTCATTTGGGCACGAGCATCACCAGCTCGCCAGCAAACCTAACTGCTCTCCCGTTCAGCCGATGTTCGTATAATGATGGATTCAGTAAAAGCGTCAAAGGCGGCGCCACACGTTTCAACCACAGTTCCAAAGCTAGAAGCACAAGTCTGCTGATGAGGCGTACACGAAGGGAGAGAAATGTAATAGAGATGGCGTCTGTTAGCATCGCCAGCAAGCTAATTAACCCTCCATGTGATCTTTAGCCTTTAGGGATGAGGCACAATCACAGTGTAAAATCATTAAGTCCGAGAGCCCGGCACGCTGTATATACGAAACACGCTACTCACTCAGTCAAAGACAGCCTTCCAATCATCAACTACCTCTATACCTGCAAATGGTAATCCGATGTGACTTGGATGATCCAAGTGGGGCAGATTTGTTTTCCAAGCACAGACGGATGGCTGTAAACCTACAACAAACAAATAACTACGGATACAAACACTGTTCTATGGCTCACATATTGATAATACCATCTCTAAAGACTCTATACTTATTCAATTGGCTTTCatgtattaattaataccaCATATACCTTAGTATTTCTCATCTCGTTCATGGTCTCGGTTCACTTTCAACACTGTCCAGGTGGTGGTCCACACATCGAGGTATGTGCATTCCTCTCCGTCCGTGGCATTTTCGTCTTGCAGGTGGGATCGAGGTGGAGCGACTGGGACTTTTTAATATGAGGCTGGCAAAAGGGCCTGGAAAGAAACAACATGTTTCTCAACTGTTGTAGTGGCAGTGGGCACAGTCACAACGTATGGCATCCATCAAGGGGACATGTGCTGAAAACACTCCGTCCAGCGGCCATGACCACCTATGTTTCACATGCTAACAAAGGATATCAGAAAGAACACACGCCGTACCTTTGGAACTGGAGTATATGCAGATATAATTGCCACGGACATCACTGCGCAGGATAGACATTCTCAAACGAGTGGATCAAGAGGCAATGCAACCAACAACTGCCGAAAACTGATTCCCCACGGCGGCTACCCGGCTCAAAGAGATGACTGTTAGAAGCGGCATTGATCTGTGATGAAGCTCTACCGGCTTGATGTGGCCAGGGTGCCAAGGAATCGTATGCCGCTGACTCCCTAGTAAactcgaggatcttggaAGCAAGCAGAGCTAGAAGCAGGAGTGTCGCCACAAACAATGTCCAAAAGGAGGATGATTGCCTTGTAGCAATTCGATATGTGTATCCCTTGTGCTTTGGCACAACGACCCAAGATATTTGTATGCATAGGAATAATCCCGCCGAGTCCAGAGTCTTGGGCAGAGGTTTATGCGCCCCCCTGCTTGGAGCGATGAAGTGTGAGCTACCACTGAGCTGTAAATTTTACACGGACGACAGAGCAAATGGAGCATCTTACGAGCACTGTATCGCTGACTTTGAGTTCCTCACACTCCCTGGTGATACCAATTCCTCTCCAAGTCATTACTGGATCCTGACGGATATGGCAGCTGGGTCATTCCTACCGTGGTCAAGCATAGGATAAGAAAGGGAGCGTGTCCTGAGAAACAAGAGAACAAGAGAAATACGACTAAGGCAGTGGCATGTGTAATCAAGTCTGGTCCATGCCCAATTCTACCCTGGCGGTCCAGACTAGCCAAAGGATAGAAGGGATTAGGATTATAGACCTCTGACGGTGACTTCAATTCCGGTTTGCTTATGATGCACACGCAGGTGATCTGCTTTGATAAGATGCACGTTGTGCAAACAAGGGCGGTGAAAGCCCAACACCCAATTCCCAGGCAGGTGTGTACAGTCCAAGCGCCGGGACCCGGTGGCAATGGTCCAGAATCGGGCTGTCAGCTTCTTGTTGGCCATGTCTCAGGTGCTGAAACCGGCCCGCTGGGACTGCTGTGAATCCAAGACCTTTTGAAGAGGGCGGCGCACATGAAGCCACCGACGGCTATTGATGGGCGGATCAACGGCCACCAGCCTGTCTCTCTCTGTCAGCGAGCGTCAGTAGCACAAGGTTCTGTCAGTCGGCGTTAGCTGCCCAAAGTGCGACTACCAGGATCCAAGATTCCAGCATCACGACCGACTGATGGCTCGATCTCatgagagcagcagcagccattgGCAGGCAGGCAAGCTTTGGGCCCGAACTCGCGCCTCCCGCTCCCCCTCTTCTGGACGGCTACCATTTCTGGCGTCTCTGACGACAAACTTACCGCCGGAGTGGTTCGTGGAGCCTCTCGAATCTTTCCCTCGAGTTAGCCCGAAACCTTCATTTCCAGCCCGGTATTCCTATTCCTCCACTCCACTCCCCTCTgatccatccaatccatcttGAATTTGACCAAGGAGAATGGGGGTGGGCGCTCGGTCTCCCATGGTCGATCCTCCAGAGGCCCAatgctaataatattttccCCGCCCAAGCTCCAAtgagaggagagaaaagagacggGCGGGCGGGACGATCCACCAGGTTGGCACAGTCGTTTGGCGGGAGACAGCGGGTATCTGCAGGACGGGCGAGACTTCCATTGAAATCAGCTCATGGCGCTCCGGGCCACGGTGGAGGCACGATGCAAGCAAGTCATGCCATGCAGCAGAgatgggaagggaagggaatgTTAAGGGAGAGAGGCCTTGCTATAGTTGCCGTAGGCAGTCAATAACAAGGCTATTGAATGTGGCAACGATAGAATGACaaacaatcaatcaatcgcCCCTTGGACAAGATCACAACGAGGCAATCAGTGTCATCGGAGCAATCCCCGTGCCAGATTCAATTCCCAACGGGTAACTTGAACGGCATGCCCCCTCAATTGATGTCGCCTGCCTCTGCCTCCAACTCGCTGCTGGGCCACATCTGCAAGCGACTGGAATGTTGCATCGTGCCACGGCGACTGACCATGTGCGAGGTGCGGTGTGCGAGGAGAGTTAAGGAAATTCCCTATTCGCATCCATACATCGCTGTCTCGCGCTTTTGCAAACTGGGCTTGAACCTCCGTGCCAGAAGCCTCAAGGATTGCACAGTGCCTGCCTGTCGTGGATGAGGTGTTTACCGCTTTTGCATCATTAAGCGGGAAGATCAGACATGGGTGCCAGATTCGGTTCCTCGGACATTTTCCTCTACGTATTGTATCGAATCGACGATTTGTAAATTTGGCTTTTTGTCTTTTGCCATGCGAATGCGATTGTTAATCTCGGCAGCAAGCACAGACAGACAGTCAGACCCGACAGAACTCGGCCAGAGTTTCGGTCAAACAACGTCAGCGCGAACAGACGTAGGCGCAGGCACAGTAGTAGGCCAAGCTACTGCGCGCAGTGAGAAGTTAGAACCCTCGGCCGGGATGATTGCATCGTTGATGTGTGTGCTGTAAGCATGCCTGCCCCTTGCTGCGGTTGCTGCTGCGCGTGTAGTTGTGGTTGCGGTGCCTCGGCACGCACGCAACCACCAGAAGCAAGGCGACGCAACGCATGGCGACAACAACCACACTGCCCTGGCGCGTTGCAGGCGGCACTCGGCCCTTATTCGCTAGCGAAGGGACAGGTCAGCAGCTTGCAAAAGAACCCTTCCATCACCATGTTTTCCATGATCGAGATGGGCAAGTTGATTTGCCCACCGAGAACGAACGGTTCTTCCAGACGTTTAGCGCAAACGTCCATCGCCCTGCACCCAGTGGCCTGGGTTTAATGAAGATTTCTTCCGTCAGTGCCACTCGGGACACTCCTCGCGGCCCCACGTGTGATTGGGGGAGCTTGGTTTGTTTGAGGAGTGGAATGGTGGACTGATGGAAAACGGAGTCtccaatggatggatggacccaGGGGTGCATCTTGCACTGAGGCAAACGGGAGCGCGggaagggaggaggaggaggaggaggtggtggtccGCCCATGGTAACCCTGGGGTTGCCCATGCTGTCGGGATGCAAACGAGGCGCAGTCAATCATTGACTTTTTGTCAAAACGTACGCCGCGCTGCAGTCGGAGATAGGAGTTGAGGCGGAAGCGACATTGGGTCATACCGACTTTTCAAAGCTGAGGCTGCGGCATCAGAGAGTTGGGCATTTGATTGTCAACGCCGTCGCGGATGATGCAGCCGAGAGTAGACCAGCCGGAGCAGGCCTGGAAAACGATGCCCGTCAATGATAGTAAAATGCAACGGCAAAAAGAGGAGTCGGAACGGATGGAAGTGACGTCTCATAACGAAAGCCAAGGGTTGAACTGGCGCCATGGCTACAGTAGTTAGTAGCTCGCGATGCCCTtggccaagacaagacaaggccTCTCTCTCGTTTGTCCCCAATCTCGTCTCGGCCGGGAGCTGCCCCCGAAGAAGCGATACTCGTGCTCGAACATGCTGGGTGCGAGAGGTTCAGTGGCAGGGGAGAGGATAGACGGGTTCTGGTTGGGATCTTGCTTGGGCGGGGTCCCGGGAAGGGGGCGTGTGCCCGGTCCCATGGGTGGGAGGGAGCAATGATGTGactgatgttgatgttgctgctgctgctacctTACCGCTCCAGTTACCAAGGAACGGCGTACTGTGCATTGTGCACTGTAACATAGCCCTGACCCTGACCTCTTCCTCGGGACAACCCCGAAAAAGGGTTCCCAGCTTTGGGTCTAGGTATTACGTGGAGGTGCATGCTGGCGTTTTGCATTTCTCGCGAAATGGATGGATAGGATGCACGGATGGCGACAGGCAAAcgttttttttccttctgtGCAAGCCTCGTcccaacacacacacacgaaTGTTGTGAGGCACGGCAGAGACGCCGCCTGAGTCAGAGGGCCCAGATCTTTCCCTTCTCTCGGGTCTGATATTGTCTGTTGCCGCGACCGtggctggccttggccgGAAGTGCCGTCTTCAATATCTGGACCTTCCCCGCTAATCCTGGCCTTCTGGATCACGCCGCAGCCGCCACCATGCTTGAGTTGATGACGGGAGAGAGAGAACGGCGTGCGGAAACAACAGAAGTAGCAGGAGCAGTAGGTAGCCAGAGACAGTGCTACGCCGTAGAGCTCCTCGATAGGGACCCCTGGCATGCGGCCAAAAATAT from Fusarium falciforme chromosome 2, complete sequence includes these protein-coding regions:
- a CDS encoding F-box domain-containing protein; its protein translation is MQQEPPENPEPLTHQDNPFYTSSSQHGLLHRDPRGLRRALSRDSSGPEPRSASALRRDSGHDVDADLLDEELRRLSLSHGSASRPAAPGHRISEYESAMTPPTPKKALGFKVTKRTETPSDGVQLADFPNELLTHIFSHLHSDSHAAIALVSKRFYALITSSHAWRMAFLRYFPGHEALEVKTNVDIWAHSSHDLIQFESRYFARLTPMASWRKEYLLRTRLMRSLARGKPGASAASGGIGASVRSGKKTSAVLTFNSKLPWLVSSLHAVFTNGKKPPRAIHGAADLGVASISDPTNGRIEKWGFVDPFSSMQLDEVVPNLVPFGLGEGPAATPNVLDVSQPYGLLAGEGFPGGRAYFRSTNENRGRYLGGDSGVVDTYPDIPKIPEMSEAICSVWLAKSQAVPANTNSMIGMLTGSTLGVVSSFAIGGDSGPQRYQAGEITARWVLSPGVPIISLKVDDNYSQKRKTAARIFAVALNALGEVYYLTETPSAQNQAKSEDITKNAWYAGRSVYWHLLDSTRRVARPDDLDKNAIRGAYSPRSPSNSMNLSKSQLTAEAREIEKFLRHKPAHFRKVCEGWDMQRKLEVDFASDDGQGAGESIFVIDCGLAEGRPANVQRYTRSLVSQEAQSSSVILAPAPPAPPAASQSSLFGTAPGETTGTPEQESPGLASPASASSPDSLSHLHEWDSCPMNLKGHFHATITSVGLDRSNTSVLTLAEDPLYTAEEEIPGRRSRLFAIGTDTGAVLVWNARDNTRGTGIDPVRQIQTESPEVSCVALTALYVVHGGSDGLVQAWDPLASTLEPVRTLNARSNGRVPRHMMTMNPSLRESSYSAVGAIYLDPDPTILRGVVSFGAFLRYWAYSSAAHTMGRKRRLRHSDVHGRLASRRQGGVVTDFIAAEEAELRLENEQKAKERARLQNRFGVGALGDLTEEEALRYAQMVSEEAFLEEQRRTSDSAADASLDTASTFSETTVDTITPEPSITEMTPPTAPPGEDSCRMQNEDGYEQQIQQAIRLSLMEGVNENGHSPPAMSSGDYEFSLTYKAKPSKKGKHSGLSSPGASKTGGSSSRAEPRDYDLELALKLSMEDSGHASSDVGLGVQFEEFPPLETEGVGKGKGVQRW